A stretch of the Streptococcus himalayensis genome encodes the following:
- a CDS encoding NUDIX hydrolase — MDFRSRSQNQIFGVRATALIMRGNRLFLSYRKETETYYTIGGAIEVGESTEEAVSREVKEELGIDVTVKQLAFIVENEFTVLDNRKPLHFHNIEFHYIVEFSGEMPSHMIEEKWAYPCYWIDVDNLVNVNVVPSFLKNHLPNWSGTMEHIRLKEKK; from the coding sequence GTGGATTTTAGGTCAAGAAGCCAAAATCAGATTTTTGGAGTTCGAGCGACAGCACTCATTATGAGAGGCAATCGTCTATTCCTGTCTTATCGGAAAGAGACAGAAACATACTATACAATTGGTGGTGCAATTGAAGTGGGCGAATCAACAGAGGAGGCTGTTAGCCGAGAAGTGAAAGAAGAGCTTGGAATTGATGTTACCGTCAAGCAACTGGCTTTTATTGTTGAAAATGAGTTTACAGTGCTTGACAACAGAAAACCTCTTCATTTTCATAACATTGAGTTTCATTATATTGTAGAATTCTCTGGAGAAATGCCTTCTCATATGATTGAAGAAAAATGGGCCTATCCTTGTTATTGGATAGATGTTGACAACCTTGTCAACGTAAATGTAGTTCCATCTTTCTTGAAAAACCATCTACCAAACTGGTCAGGAACAATGGAACATATTAGATTAAAGGAGAAAAAATGA
- the mnmG gene encoding tRNA uridine-5-carboxymethylaminomethyl(34) synthesis enzyme MnmG yields MTHTFTEEYDIIVIGAGHAGVEASLAASRMGCKVLLATINIEMLAFMPCNPSIGGSAKGIVVREVDALGGEMAKNIDKTYIQMKMLNTGKGPAVRALRAQADKELYSKEMRKTVENQKNLTLRQTMIDEILVEDGKVIGVKTATQQKYAAQAVIVTTGTALRGEIIIGDLKYSSGPNHSLASINLADNLRDLGLEIGRFKTGTPPRVKASSINYEVTEIQPGDEKANHFSYTSRDEDYVKDQVPCWLTYTNETSHDIIQKNLHRAPMFSGVVKGVGPRYCPSIEDKIVRFADKERHQLFLEPEGRNTEEVYVQGLSTSLPEDVQRDLVHSIKGLENAEMMRTGYAIEYDMIMPHQLRATLETKKISGLFTAGQTNGTSGYEEAAGQGIIAGINAALKIQEQPEFILKRSDGYIGVMIDDLVTKGTVEPYRLLTSRAEYRLILRHDNADMRLTEMGRAIGLVDDERWAHFETKKYQYETEMKRLESIKLKPVKETNAKVEELGFKPLTDAVTAKEFMRRPEVSYADVVAFIGPAAEELDEKIIDLIETEIKYEGYISKAMDQVEKMKRMEEKRIPATIDWDDIDSIATEARQKFKKINPETIGQASRISGVNPADISILMVYLEGKSRSISKHQKQ; encoded by the coding sequence ATGACACATACATTTACAGAGGAATATGACATTATTGTCATAGGAGCAGGACATGCAGGTGTTGAGGCTTCCTTGGCTGCCTCTCGCATGGGTTGTAAGGTTTTGCTAGCGACGATTAACATTGAAATGTTGGCGTTTATGCCGTGCAATCCCTCAATTGGCGGTTCGGCAAAAGGAATTGTCGTCCGTGAAGTAGATGCCTTAGGCGGGGAAATGGCCAAGAATATTGACAAGACCTATATTCAGATGAAGATGCTAAATACAGGAAAAGGTCCTGCGGTTCGTGCCCTTCGTGCGCAAGCAGATAAGGAATTGTATTCCAAAGAAATGCGGAAAACAGTTGAAAATCAAAAAAATCTAACGCTTCGTCAGACCATGATTGATGAGATTTTAGTCGAAGATGGTAAAGTGATTGGGGTCAAAACGGCTACTCAGCAAAAATATGCAGCACAGGCAGTGATTGTGACCACAGGTACAGCCCTTCGCGGTGAGATTATTATTGGAGATTTGAAATACTCATCTGGACCAAATCATAGTCTAGCTTCGATTAATTTGGCGGATAATTTGCGTGATTTAGGCTTGGAAATTGGCCGATTTAAGACAGGAACGCCTCCTCGGGTCAAGGCTTCTTCGATCAATTATGAGGTAACAGAAATTCAACCGGGCGATGAAAAGGCTAATCACTTCTCTTACACATCGCGAGATGAAGATTATGTGAAGGACCAGGTTCCTTGTTGGTTGACTTACACAAATGAAACAAGTCATGATATTATCCAAAAAAATCTTCATCGGGCTCCTATGTTTTCTGGAGTAGTGAAAGGTGTTGGACCGCGTTATTGTCCGTCTATTGAAGATAAGATTGTGCGTTTTGCGGATAAGGAACGCCATCAGCTCTTTCTTGAACCAGAAGGTCGCAATACTGAGGAAGTTTATGTTCAAGGCTTGTCAACGAGCCTGCCAGAAGATGTCCAACGTGATCTAGTTCATTCGATTAAAGGTCTTGAGAATGCAGAAATGATGCGAACGGGTTATGCGATTGAATACGATATGATTATGCCCCATCAATTGCGGGCGACACTTGAAACGAAGAAGATTTCAGGTCTATTTACAGCAGGTCAAACCAATGGAACATCTGGCTATGAAGAAGCGGCTGGGCAAGGCATTATTGCGGGAATCAATGCAGCTCTTAAAATTCAAGAACAGCCAGAGTTTATCTTGAAACGCAGTGATGGCTATATAGGCGTGATGATTGATGATTTGGTGACCAAGGGGACGGTAGAGCCTTATCGGTTATTGACCAGCCGAGCAGAGTATCGCTTGATTTTACGCCATGACAATGCAGACATGCGTTTAACAGAAATGGGGCGTGCGATTGGATTGGTTGATGATGAACGTTGGGCACATTTTGAAACAAAAAAATATCAGTATGAGACAGAGATGAAACGCCTAGAGTCTATCAAGCTAAAACCAGTTAAGGAAACGAATGCCAAGGTAGAAGAACTTGGCTTTAAGCCCTTGACAGACGCCGTGACTGCTAAGGAATTCATGCGTCGTCCAGAAGTTAGCTATGCTGATGTTGTAGCTTTTATCGGACCTGCTGCAGAAGAATTGGATGAAAAAATCATTGACTTGATTGAAACAGAGATTAAGTACGAGGGTTATATTTCAAAGGCCATGGATCAGGTAGAAAAGATGAAGCGGATGGAAGAGAAACGCATTCCAGCTACAATTGATTGGGATGATATTGATTCCATTGCGACCGAAGCTCGTCAAAAATTTAAGAAAATCAATCCAGAGACCATCGGACAGGCAAGTCGGATTTCTGGTGTCAATCCAGCTGATATCTCGATCCTAATGGTTTATTTGGAAGGGAAATCGCGTAGTATTTCAAAACATCAGAAGCAATAA
- the rplI gene encoding 50S ribosomal protein L9, with protein MKVIFLADVKGKGKKGEIKEVPTGYAQNFLIKKNLAKEANAQAIGELRGKQKSEEKAHAEMVAEAKAIKAKLEEEATIVEFTEKVGPDGRTFGSITSKKIAEELQKQFGIKIDKRHIQVASPIRAVGLIDVPVKIYQDVTSVINLRVKEG; from the coding sequence ATGAAAGTTATTTTCTTAGCAGATGTAAAAGGTAAGGGGAAAAAAGGCGAAATCAAGGAAGTTCCAACAGGTTATGCTCAAAATTTCTTGATTAAGAAGAATCTAGCCAAGGAAGCAAATGCACAAGCCATTGGGGAATTGCGTGGAAAGCAAAAATCTGAAGAAAAAGCGCACGCTGAAATGGTGGCTGAAGCAAAAGCTATTAAGGCGAAATTGGAAGAAGAAGCAACGATTGTTGAATTTACTGAAAAAGTAGGACCAGACGGTCGGACTTTCGGTTCTATTACAAGTAAAAAGATTGCTGAAGAATTGCAAAAGCAGTTTGGGATTAAGATTGACAAACGTCATATTCAAGTGGCTAGTCCAATTCGAGCTGTGGGTTTGATTGATGTGCCTGTAAAGATTTATCAAGATGTGACGAGTGTGATTAATTTGCGCGTGAAAGAGGGATAA
- the dnaB gene encoding replicative DNA helicase, translated as MAEIDELRAQPQDILAEQSVLGAIFIDESKLVFVREYIEPTDFFKYAHRLIFKAMIDLADRGDAIDAATVRNILDSQDDLQNIGGLSYIADLVNAVPTSANAEYYAKIVAEKAILRRLISRLTESINQAYDAASPADEIIAGAEKALIDVSENASRSGFKNIREVLNLNFESLEQRSQQTSDITGIATGYKDLDHMTTGLHEEELIILAARPAVGKTAFALNIAQNIGTKLDKTVAIFSLEMGAESLVDRMLAAEGLIESHSIRTGQLTDEEWRKYTIAQGNLANASIYIDDTPGIRITEIRSRSRKLAQETGNLGLILIDYLQLITGTGRENRQQEVSEISRQLKILAKELKVPVIALSQLSRSVEQRQDKRPVLSDIRESGSIEQDADIVAFLYRDDYYERGGEEEESIPNNKVEVIIEKNRSGARGTVELIFQKEYNKFSSISKREE; from the coding sequence ATGGCAGAAATTGATGAATTGCGTGCGCAGCCTCAGGATATTTTAGCTGAGCAGTCTGTGTTAGGGGCAATTTTCATTGACGAGAGCAAACTGGTATTTGTCCGTGAATACATCGAGCCGACTGACTTCTTTAAATATGCCCATCGACTGATTTTTAAGGCCATGATTGATTTGGCTGATCGTGGAGATGCTATTGATGCAGCGACGGTTCGTAATATTTTGGATAGTCAAGATGATTTGCAAAATATCGGAGGGCTGTCCTACATTGCCGATTTGGTCAATGCCGTTCCGACGTCAGCTAATGCTGAATATTATGCCAAAATTGTCGCAGAAAAAGCTATCTTACGGCGTTTAATCAGCCGTTTGACAGAAAGTATCAATCAGGCCTACGACGCAGCCAGTCCAGCAGATGAGATTATCGCTGGTGCAGAAAAAGCCTTGATTGATGTCAGCGAAAATGCTAGTCGCAGCGGTTTTAAAAATATCCGTGAAGTTCTAAATCTGAATTTTGAAAGCTTGGAGCAGCGTTCGCAGCAGACTTCTGATATTACAGGGATTGCGACAGGTTACAAGGACTTGGATCACATGACGACAGGCTTGCATGAGGAAGAGTTGATTATCTTAGCGGCTCGTCCTGCGGTCGGAAAAACGGCCTTTGCCCTCAATATTGCCCAGAATATCGGGACAAAGCTAGACAAGACGGTCGCTATCTTTTCTCTTGAAATGGGGGCAGAAAGCTTAGTCGATCGGATGTTGGCAGCAGAAGGTTTGATTGAATCGCACTCGATTCGTACAGGTCAGCTAACGGATGAGGAATGGCGAAAATATACGATTGCACAGGGCAATCTTGCCAATGCCAGTATCTATATTGATGATACTCCAGGAATTCGGATTACAGAAATTCGCTCTCGTTCGCGGAAATTAGCCCAAGAAACTGGAAATCTAGGCTTGATTTTAATCGACTACTTGCAGCTGATAACAGGTACTGGACGTGAAAATCGTCAACAGGAAGTCTCAGAAATTTCTCGGCAGTTGAAAATCTTAGCCAAGGAATTAAAAGTTCCCGTTATTGCACTTAGTCAGCTTTCGCGGAGTGTGGAGCAACGGCAGGACAAGCGTCCCGTTTTATCTGATATTCGGGAGTCTGGATCTATCGAGCAGGATGCGGATATTGTTGCCTTCTTGTACCGTGATGACTACTACGAACGCGGAGGCGAGGAAGAAGAGAGCATTCCGAATAATAAAGTCGAAGTGATTATTGAGAAAAACCGGAGCGGTGCACGCGGTACGGTAGAATTGATTTTTCAAAAGGAATACAATAAATTTTCAAGTATTTCTAAAAGAGAGGAGTAA
- a CDS encoding Veg family protein, protein MSDAFADVAKMKKIKEDIKAHEGKLVAMTLENGRKRQKDKIGRLIEVYPSLFIVEYSNDGSNPGEIENTYVESYTYSDILTEKNLIRYIHEDEAQ, encoded by the coding sequence ATGAGTGATGCATTTGCAGATGTTGCGAAGATGAAGAAGATTAAGGAAGACATCAAGGCCCATGAAGGGAAATTGGTGGCTATGACCTTGGAAAATGGGCGGAAACGTCAGAAGGATAAGATTGGTCGCTTGATTGAGGTCTATCCTTCTCTCTTTATCGTCGAATATAGTAACGATGGGAGCAATCCAGGCGAGATTGAAAATACCTACGTTGAGTCTTATACGTATTCAGATATCTTAACGGAAAAGAATTTGATTCGTTATATACATGAAGATGAGGCGCAGTGA
- a CDS encoding ABC transporter permease, producing the protein MNQIQNRLRESVSVLSLLLVLCFWQIAGFLGILPKFILPTPFEILGAMIRDYDMLFFHSLATIKVALLGLGLGVLLAFITAIVMDQLPIFYDILYPLLVVIQTIPTIALAPILVLWLGYGILPKLVLILLTTTFPIIISLLDGFKQCDSDTLILFQLMRAKWWQILWHFKVPASLPYFFAGLRVSVSYAFITTVVSEWLGGFEGLGVYMIQSKKLFQYDTMFTIIILISLISLLGMQLVKVLEQRLLRWQ; encoded by the coding sequence ATGAATCAAATCCAGAACCGATTGCGGGAGTCTGTGAGTGTACTCAGTTTGTTGCTTGTCTTATGTTTCTGGCAGATAGCAGGTTTTCTAGGTATTTTGCCAAAATTTATCCTACCCACTCCTTTTGAGATTTTAGGTGCCATGATTCGAGATTATGACATGCTGTTCTTTCACAGCTTGGCAACAATCAAGGTCGCACTTTTGGGGCTTGGCTTGGGGGTTCTTTTGGCTTTTATCACTGCGATTGTGATGGATCAGTTGCCGATTTTCTATGATATTTTATATCCTTTATTGGTTGTGATTCAAACCATTCCGACCATTGCGTTGGCACCGATTTTGGTGTTGTGGCTGGGATATGGGATTTTACCGAAATTGGTGCTCATTTTGTTAACCACAACTTTTCCCATTATCATTAGTTTGTTGGATGGTTTTAAACAGTGCGATTCTGATACGCTGATTCTTTTTCAGCTCATGCGGGCTAAGTGGTGGCAGATTCTCTGGCATTTTAAGGTGCCGGCTAGTCTTCCCTACTTCTTTGCAGGTTTGCGAGTCAGTGTGTCTTATGCGTTTATTACCACTGTTGTATCGGAGTGGTTAGGTGGTTTTGAAGGCTTAGGAGTTTATATGATTCAGTCCAAAAAGCTTTTCCAGTACGATACCATGTTTACAATTATCATTTTAATATCCTTGATTAGTTTGCTGGGAATGCAGTTGGTCAAGGTATTAGAGCAGCGTCTTTTGCGTTGGCAATAG
- a CDS encoding ABC transporter substrate-binding protein, translated as MKRKWMIAAVACLFLAACGNGKQASGAKKVDFILDWTPNTNHTGLYVAKEKGYFTAAGVDVDIKLPPEDSSSDLVINGKAPFAISFQDSMAKKLEKGAEMTAVAAIVEHNTSGIISKSATGIMKPRDLVGKTYGTWNDPIELAMVETLVKAQGGDFEKVKKVPNTDSNSITPIENGSFDAAWIYYGWDGILAKSQGIETNFFYMTDYAKELDYYSPVIIANNTYLKEHKEEARAVIQAIKKGYQYAMEHPKEAADILIKHAPELEKERKFVEESQSYLSKQYAENKEKWGRFDANRWNAFYDWAKDKGVLTKDLTDIGFSNEFVE; from the coding sequence ATGAAACGAAAATGGATGATAGCTGCAGTAGCTTGCCTCTTTTTAGCAGCTTGTGGAAATGGAAAGCAAGCGAGCGGAGCAAAAAAAGTAGATTTTATCTTGGATTGGACGCCTAATACCAATCACACAGGCTTGTATGTTGCCAAAGAAAAAGGGTATTTTACAGCCGCTGGTGTGGATGTAGACATCAAATTGCCCCCAGAGGATAGTTCGTCTGATTTGGTCATCAATGGCAAGGCGCCATTTGCAATTTCTTTCCAGGATTCTATGGCTAAGAAATTGGAAAAAGGGGCGGAAATGACGGCTGTCGCAGCGATTGTTGAGCATAATACGTCAGGTATTATCTCGAAAAGTGCAACAGGAATTATGAAGCCTAGGGACTTGGTTGGAAAAACGTACGGGACTTGGAATGATCCGATAGAGCTGGCCATGGTGGAAACCCTGGTGAAGGCTCAGGGTGGTGATTTTGAAAAGGTTAAAAAAGTTCCTAACACGGATTCCAATTCGATCACTCCGATTGAAAATGGTAGTTTTGATGCAGCTTGGATTTACTATGGCTGGGATGGTATCTTGGCTAAGTCGCAAGGAATTGAGACTAATTTCTTTTATATGACGGATTATGCCAAGGAATTAGATTATTATTCGCCTGTGATTATTGCCAATAATACCTATTTGAAAGAGCATAAAGAGGAAGCGCGTGCAGTCATTCAAGCGATCAAAAAAGGCTATCAATACGCAATGGAGCATCCCAAAGAGGCGGCGGACATTCTCATCAAACACGCACCGGAATTGGAAAAAGAGCGTAAATTTGTAGAGGAATCTCAATCCTATTTATCTAAGCAATATGCAGAAAATAAGGAAAAATGGGGTCGGTTTGATGCCAACCGTTGGAATGCTTTCTACGATTGGGCAAAAGACAAGGGTGTCTTAACCAAAGATTTGACAGATATTGGCTTTAGCAATGAATTTGTGGAGTAA
- a CDS encoding ABC transporter ATP-binding protein, which yields MRLTVANLSHRYGKEEILRNINLEVSEGEIVAILGPSGVGKTTLFNLIAGILEVKKGQLILDGENNPKGKVSYMLQKDLLLDHKTVLGNVSLPLRIQGVNKETAEKQALELLRAFNLADVQSAYPRELSGGMRQRIALLRTYLFGPSFFLLDEPFSALDELTKADLHAWYLGIHQSLGLTSLLITHSLDEALTLSNRIYLLNHRPGEIVAEIKLDWQEPEDKEVQKLAYKKEILDYLSKV from the coding sequence ATGAGATTAACAGTAGCCAATCTAAGCCATAGGTATGGCAAAGAGGAGATTTTACGCAATATCAATCTAGAGGTCTCAGAGGGCGAAATTGTAGCCATTTTAGGCCCTAGCGGGGTCGGGAAAACAACCCTGTTTAACCTGATTGCAGGTATCTTAGAGGTCAAAAAAGGCCAACTGATATTGGATGGGGAAAACAATCCCAAAGGCAAGGTCAGCTATATGCTCCAAAAGGATTTATTGCTGGATCATAAAACTGTTTTGGGCAATGTCAGCCTTCCCTTACGCATTCAAGGTGTGAACAAAGAGACAGCAGAAAAGCAAGCCTTGGAGCTGTTAAGAGCCTTTAATTTAGCAGATGTGCAGTCAGCCTATCCACGGGAATTAAGTGGAGGTATGCGGCAAAGGATTGCACTTTTGCGAACTTATTTATTTGGTCCCTCTTTCTTTTTGTTGGATGAACCCTTTAGTGCTTTAGATGAATTGACAAAGGCAGATTTGCATGCTTGGTACTTAGGAATTCATCAAAGCTTGGGGCTTACTAGTCTCCTTATCACCCACAGCCTAGATGAAGCCTTGACGCTTAGCAATCGCATTTATCTGCTCAATCATCGTCCGGGAGAGATTGTCGCCGAAATCAAGTTAGACTGGCAAGAACCTGAAGATAAAGAGGTTCAAAAACTAGCCTATAAAAAAGAAATTCTTGATTACCTTTCAAAAGTGTAG
- the rpsD gene encoding 30S ribosomal protein S4 encodes MSRYTGPSWKQARRLGLSLTGTGKELARRNYVPGQHGPNNRSKLSEYGLQLAEKQKLRFSYGVGEKQFRNLFVQATKIKGGILGFNFMLLLERRLDNVVYRLGLATTRRQARQFVNHGHILVDGKRVDIPSYRVEVGQVISVREKSLKVPAILEAVEATLGRPAFVSFDADKLEGSLTRLPERDEINPEINEALVVEFYNKML; translated from the coding sequence ATGTCACGTTATACAGGACCATCTTGGAAACAAGCACGCCGTCTTGGTTTGTCACTTACAGGTACAGGTAAAGAGCTTGCTCGTCGTAACTATGTACCAGGTCAACATGGACCAAACAACCGCAGCAAATTGTCAGAATACGGTTTGCAATTGGCTGAAAAACAAAAACTTCGTTTCTCTTACGGTGTAGGTGAGAAACAATTCCGTAACTTATTCGTACAAGCTACAAAAATCAAAGGCGGAATTCTTGGTTTCAACTTCATGCTTCTTCTTGAACGTCGTTTGGACAACGTTGTTTACCGTTTAGGTCTTGCAACAACTCGTCGTCAAGCACGTCAATTTGTAAACCACGGTCACATCCTTGTTGACGGAAAACGCGTTGACATTCCTAGCTACCGTGTTGAAGTAGGTCAAGTGATTTCCGTTCGTGAAAAATCATTGAAAGTACCTGCAATCCTTGAAGCAGTTGAAGCAACTCTTGGACGTCCAGCATTCGTATCATTCGATGCTGATAAATTAGAAGGTTCATTAACTCGCCTTCCAGAACGCGACGAAATCAACCCAGAAATTAACGAAGCACTTGTCGTTGAATTCTATAACAAAATGCTTTAA